The following proteins are encoded in a genomic region of Desulfosporosinus youngiae DSM 17734:
- a CDS encoding glucose-6-phosphate isomerase produces MENQVRSGVGIDYTGMMNSPQNPSGLTKEELLSLQNALDQAQTSLEERREAGELDFSKLLDSMKAQVPGIIKYADTAAANFENLVVLGIGGSALGPLAVQQALNHYYYNELPPEKRGYRPRLYVVDNIDPVRFKELLEMLDLRKTLFNVISKSGNTSETMAQFLIVRDNLRRVCGDTYGEHIVVTTDKEKGNLLPIALKEGFQRFVIPGGIGGRFSELTPVGLLAAAICGIDIAQLLEGALSMDRRIRETQGVLLNPAQLRAALAHHLWQKGKTISVFMPYADSLKTMADWYAQLWAESLGKRYDRQGREVHAGQTPVKALGVTDQHSQVQLYVEGPDDKVITFVTIGNFKESQVIPLDPELPEDIHFLGGRTLEELLFAEQKATEYALTLAGRQHQKIILSKLDAYNLGQLLLLLEWETAYMGELLNINAYDQPGVEEGKNGTYALMGRKGYDVRKREIEEYGKIRYIL; encoded by the coding sequence ATGGAGAATCAAGTTCGGTCCGGAGTAGGAATAGACTACACGGGGATGATGAATAGTCCGCAAAATCCAAGTGGCTTAACAAAGGAAGAGCTGTTGAGTCTTCAGAATGCCTTGGATCAAGCCCAGACTTCACTTGAGGAGCGCCGGGAGGCCGGTGAGCTGGATTTCTCTAAGCTTCTGGACTCCATGAAGGCCCAAGTTCCAGGAATCATTAAGTATGCCGATACTGCAGCCGCTAACTTTGAAAACTTGGTTGTTTTGGGCATTGGAGGCTCAGCCCTTGGACCGCTGGCTGTTCAGCAGGCCCTGAACCATTATTACTACAATGAACTTCCTCCCGAGAAGCGGGGGTACCGGCCCCGTTTGTATGTGGTGGACAATATTGATCCGGTGCGATTTAAAGAATTGTTAGAGATGCTTGATCTTCGCAAAACCCTGTTTAATGTGATTTCCAAATCAGGCAATACCTCAGAAACCATGGCTCAGTTTTTAATTGTCCGGGATAATTTACGCCGGGTCTGTGGAGATACTTATGGGGAGCATATCGTTGTCACGACAGATAAAGAAAAAGGGAACCTCCTGCCAATTGCTCTTAAAGAAGGGTTTCAGCGCTTTGTAATACCTGGGGGAATAGGAGGACGGTTTTCTGAATTAACCCCTGTGGGTTTGCTGGCTGCTGCCATCTGCGGAATTGACATTGCTCAGCTTCTGGAGGGTGCTCTGAGCATGGACCGGCGGATTCGGGAAACCCAAGGGGTGCTCTTAAATCCGGCCCAATTAAGGGCAGCCTTGGCTCATCATTTATGGCAAAAAGGCAAGACTATTTCGGTGTTTATGCCTTACGCGGACAGCTTAAAAACCATGGCGGACTGGTATGCTCAATTGTGGGCGGAAAGCTTGGGAAAACGCTATGACCGCCAGGGACGTGAAGTCCATGCCGGGCAGACCCCGGTCAAAGCGCTGGGGGTAACGGATCAGCATTCCCAAGTGCAGTTATATGTTGAAGGGCCTGATGATAAGGTGATTACCTTTGTGACTATCGGGAACTTTAAGGAATCCCAAGTGATTCCCTTAGACCCTGAGCTGCCTGAAGATATTCACTTCTTAGGAGGACGTACCTTGGAGGAGCTGCTGTTTGCGGAACAGAAGGCAACCGAATATGCTTTGACCTTAGCCGGGCGGCAGCATCAGAAAATCATACTTTCCAAGTTAGATGCCTACAACCTAGGACAGTTGCTGCTGCTCCTGGAGTGGGAGACAGCCTATATGGGTGAGCTGCTGAATATTAATGCTTATGATCAGCCGGGGGTTGAAGAGGGAAAAAACGGGACCTACGCCTTAATGGGCCGCAAGGGATATGATGTGAGAAAACGCGAGATAGAGGAGTATGGGAAGATTCGCTATATCCTCTAA
- the pfkA gene encoding 6-phosphofructokinase translates to MSGKIERIGVLTSGGDAPGMNAALRAVVRKGIYHGIKVYGISRGYEGLIHGEIQELSLGSVADIVLRGGTMLKTARCPEMKTEEGQQKALDQLHKHQIDALVVIGGDGSFRGAQTLARGIQIVGIPGTIDNDISGTDLTIGFDTAVNTVIDAVGKIRDTATSHERTFVVEVMGRDCGNIALQAGIACGAESILVPEIPFDYDEICDKLKRGHQRGKNHSIIIVSEGAGSAYKIGEELRTRSGFETRITILGHLQRGGNPSALDAVIAAAMGGKAVEIILAGETNKMTAYVNQEVISRPLDAAYGERRPFNRNLYELANQLSI, encoded by the coding sequence ATGTCGGGAAAAATAGAGCGGATCGGGGTGCTGACCAGCGGGGGAGATGCTCCTGGAATGAATGCAGCCCTTCGTGCAGTGGTCCGTAAAGGTATCTACCATGGAATTAAGGTTTATGGAATCAGCCGCGGATATGAAGGGCTTATTCACGGTGAAATTCAAGAGTTAAGTTTAGGATCCGTGGCGGATATTGTCCTGCGCGGCGGAACCATGCTCAAGACGGCACGTTGTCCGGAGATGAAAACAGAAGAAGGGCAGCAGAAGGCCTTAGATCAATTACATAAGCACCAAATAGACGCCTTAGTGGTCATCGGCGGGGATGGCTCTTTCAGAGGTGCTCAAACCCTGGCCAGGGGAATTCAGATCGTTGGGATTCCAGGCACTATCGACAATGATATTTCAGGAACCGATCTGACAATCGGTTTTGACACGGCAGTTAACACAGTCATTGATGCTGTGGGCAAAATCCGGGATACAGCGACCTCTCATGAACGGACCTTTGTGGTGGAAGTTATGGGCAGAGACTGCGGAAATATTGCTCTTCAGGCAGGGATTGCCTGTGGGGCGGAATCGATTTTGGTACCCGAAATCCCCTTTGATTATGATGAAATCTGCGATAAATTGAAACGCGGGCATCAACGCGGCAAAAATCACAGTATTATCATCGTCTCCGAAGGTGCGGGAAGTGCTTATAAAATAGGTGAGGAGCTGCGTACTCGTTCCGGGTTTGAGACTCGCATCACTATTCTGGGGCATTTGCAGCGGGGCGGCAATCCCAGCGCCTTAGATGCTGTCATTGCGGCAGCTATGGGAGGAAAAGCGGTGGAGATCATTTTGGCCGGAGAGACTAACAAAATGACAGCCTATGTCAACCAGGAGGTCATTTCCAGGCCCCTTGATGCGGCCTATGGTGAACGCCGTCCTTTTAACAGAAATCTTTATGAGTTGGCAAATCAGCTTTCAATTTAG
- a CDS encoding DnaA ATPase domain-containing protein, protein MNWFISDFNIRACRLVKYYKLEKAPDVTLLYGPRGVGKSALLRYLYQKNEPEQGMLMTDALAFARQYAYSAQENKLDVFRKRHRSVRLLLIDDLQFLAGKAKTIEELHYTYEYIIENGGKMVITMEADLPVLDFLGERLASRFLSGVVIPIAGPETDELERFLEGYIREKRLFMDTSVLSLIAGRTDNLADALLCLRKFIQFAELQQEELSLTCFQAYWEQEESKKNNSADPMNIIRNVSETMGIPVEELLSASRKTKVNEAREMAIYIIRTLCNCSYPEIGRYFNRNHNTIIMSHKKMQGKLAKDQELKTKYELILNGFQY, encoded by the coding sequence TTGAATTGGTTTATCAGTGACTTCAACATTCGGGCTTGCCGTTTGGTTAAATATTATAAACTAGAGAAAGCTCCTGACGTAACCTTGCTATATGGGCCAAGGGGGGTAGGGAAATCAGCACTGCTCCGGTATCTCTATCAAAAAAACGAGCCGGAGCAAGGGATGCTTATGACGGATGCCCTGGCTTTTGCTCGTCAGTATGCCTACTCTGCTCAGGAGAACAAGCTCGATGTTTTTCGTAAACGGCACCGCTCGGTCCGGCTGTTATTAATCGATGATCTTCAGTTTTTAGCAGGGAAAGCTAAAACAATTGAGGAGCTCCATTATACCTATGAATATATCATCGAAAATGGGGGCAAGATGGTGATCACTATGGAAGCGGATCTTCCGGTCTTAGACTTCCTGGGAGAGCGTCTCGCTTCACGGTTTTTGAGCGGTGTCGTTATCCCTATCGCCGGACCTGAAACCGATGAACTGGAACGTTTTTTAGAAGGCTATATTCGGGAAAAGCGTCTTTTCATGGACACTTCCGTGCTGAGCTTAATTGCCGGGCGCACGGATAATTTAGCCGATGCCCTTCTGTGTTTGAGGAAGTTCATTCAATTTGCTGAATTGCAGCAAGAGGAGTTAAGCCTCACCTGTTTTCAGGCCTACTGGGAACAAGAAGAAAGCAAAAAGAATAACTCGGCGGATCCCATGAATATTATTCGAAATGTCAGTGAAACTATGGGAATACCGGTGGAAGAATTACTGAGTGCCAGCCGAAAGACAAAGGTAAATGAAGCCAGGGAAATGGCAATTTATATCATACGAACCCTTTGCAATTGTTCTTATCCGGAGATAGGGCGATATTTTAATCGTAATCACAATACAATAATAATGTCTCATAAAAAAATGCAGGGAAAACTAGCCAAAGATCAGGAATTAAAAACAAAATATGAACTAATACTGAATGGTTTTCAATATTGA
- a CDS encoding selenium metabolism-associated LysR family transcriptional regulator translates to MLDLMRLFGQVVEEQSFTVVARKLGISQPAVSNQIRAFEEKLGVKLLYRKGKGFALTPEGEIVHKHALHMLDEWSELMREIGDSEKLMSGKIHIGASHIPGEYLLPAYLAAFRKNYPEIIFKLSIGDSLEMAEKVLSHEVDFAVVGAVFDTEKLTSEFWLNDELGFVISSDHPLSTCESLEINSIMEDPMIIREMGSGHRRAFEEAISKHGLDLNDFNIVLEVGSTEAVKNAVRSGIGFSFLSRHASESCEKQGLVWANVKDLSIERGFYLLTRRNKPLTLIADECYRFLASQRSEARGQGLE, encoded by the coding sequence ATGTTAGATTTAATGCGGCTATTTGGTCAGGTGGTAGAAGAGCAGAGTTTTACTGTGGTTGCCCGAAAGCTGGGAATCAGCCAGCCTGCTGTTTCCAACCAAATACGCGCTTTCGAAGAAAAGCTTGGAGTCAAGCTGCTTTATCGAAAAGGAAAGGGCTTTGCCCTGACTCCGGAAGGAGAGATAGTCCATAAGCATGCCTTGCATATGCTTGATGAATGGTCAGAGCTTATGCGTGAAATTGGTGATTCAGAGAAGTTAATGAGCGGAAAAATTCATATTGGAGCATCCCATATTCCGGGAGAGTATTTGCTGCCTGCCTACTTAGCCGCCTTTCGCAAAAACTATCCGGAAATCATCTTTAAACTGTCAATTGGTGACAGCCTGGAGATGGCAGAAAAGGTACTCTCTCATGAAGTGGATTTTGCGGTTGTCGGAGCAGTATTTGATACGGAAAAGTTAACCTCCGAATTTTGGCTGAACGATGAATTAGGTTTCGTCATCTCCAGTGATCATCCCCTAAGTACGTGCGAAAGCCTTGAAATCAACTCCATTATGGAGGATCCTATGATCATTCGTGAGATGGGGTCCGGACATCGAAGAGCCTTTGAAGAAGCAATCTCCAAACATGGACTGGATTTAAATGATTTCAACATTGTCTTGGAAGTCGGAAGCACGGAAGCTGTAAAAAATGCCGTGCGTTCTGGTATAGGGTTTTCATTTCTTTCCAGGCATGCATCGGAATCTTGTGAGAAACAAGGTTTAGTCTGGGCAAACGTTAAGGACTTATCCATCGAACGGGGTTTTTATCTGCTGACCCGCAGAAATAAACCGCTCACACTCATTGCCGATGAATGCTACCGTTTTCTGGCCAGCCAGAGGTCGGAGGCCAGAGGCCAGGGGCTGGAATAA
- a CDS encoding peptidylprolyl isomerase: MTNEMTQDQEVKQNPMVLIEMENNQTIKIELYPSIAPETVQNFVSLVSQGFYDGLIFHRCIPGFMIQGGDPNGTGMGGSKQTIRGEFTANGFKNDLKHDRGVISMARTSAPNSASSQFFIVVKAAGHLDGQYASFGKVLEGMEEVDRIVSVPKDRADKPLEDQRMKKVTLLS; this comes from the coding sequence GTGACAAATGAAATGACTCAGGACCAAGAAGTAAAGCAAAACCCCATGGTGCTCATTGAAATGGAAAACAACCAAACGATTAAAATCGAACTTTATCCATCCATCGCCCCCGAAACGGTTCAAAATTTCGTGTCGCTTGTTTCACAAGGCTTTTACGATGGTCTTATTTTCCATCGCTGTATTCCGGGCTTTATGATTCAAGGCGGAGACCCTAATGGGACAGGAATGGGCGGCAGTAAACAAACCATCCGCGGCGAGTTCACTGCTAATGGATTTAAAAATGATTTAAAACATGATCGCGGAGTCATATCCATGGCTCGGACCTCCGCTCCTAATTCCGCAAGTTCTCAGTTTTTTATTGTCGTTAAAGCTGCCGGCCATTTAGACGGTCAATACGCTTCCTTTGGCAAAGTACTCGAAGGTATGGAGGAAGTGGATCGAATTGTAAGTGTTCCGAAGGATCGGGCAGACAAACCTTTAGAAGACCAGAGAATGAAGAAAGTTACGCTGCTGTCCTAG
- a CDS encoding DedA family protein has product METVLTFLGQLVQSMISSFGYSGVFLAMAIESACIPLPSEIILPFTGYMVFGGYFSFWQATLAATLGNLFGGLVAYYAGVWGGRPFIKRYGRYVFINERELAWTEQLFRRHGEITVFVGRILPIMRTFISLPAGIARMNPFKMAAYTTLGAFIWCTFLIYVGQKLGENWDSLKPYFHRADVVIGGGLVLAILYVIWKRHKRARP; this is encoded by the coding sequence ATGGAGACGGTGTTAACCTTCCTCGGACAATTGGTTCAATCTATGATTTCATCCTTTGGTTATTCAGGGGTTTTCTTGGCCATGGCCATCGAAAGTGCTTGTATTCCTTTGCCAAGTGAGATTATCCTGCCATTTACGGGTTATATGGTATTTGGAGGGTATTTCAGCTTTTGGCAGGCAACGCTTGCCGCGACGTTAGGAAACCTCTTTGGGGGTCTTGTCGCCTATTATGCCGGTGTGTGGGGAGGGCGGCCCTTTATCAAACGGTACGGGCGATACGTCTTTATTAATGAACGGGAATTGGCTTGGACGGAACAGCTCTTTCGCCGGCATGGAGAGATCACGGTTTTTGTTGGACGCATCTTGCCGATCATGCGCACCTTTATTTCCCTGCCGGCAGGTATTGCCCGGATGAATCCCTTTAAAATGGCCGCCTATACGACTCTTGGGGCGTTCATCTGGTGTACTTTTTTGATCTATGTCGGTCAAAAACTGGGGGAGAACTGGGATTCGCTCAAACCCTACTTTCATCGTGCCGATGTTGTCATTGGTGGTGGTTTAGTACTTGCCATCCTTTATGTCATATGGAAACGCCATAAACGCGCCAGACCTTGA
- a CDS encoding SpoVR family protein yields the protein MVNEMRALSNMAQDIAQVARGMGLDFYPVNFEVVPAEALYTFGAYGMPVRFTHWSFGKAFYRMKLQYDLNLSRIYELVINTNPAYAFLLEGNGLVQNKLVIGHVYAHVDFFKNNHYFSRTPKDMVERMSAHAERIRDYEIRYGREKVEKVMDAVLAIQEHVDYRAHIGPKDETEKGRKLNFSARKVGHSCQSDACGGKCSGDSAKNSCGDAQEKTRKRRVVSAYEDLWEDLSDDESESSPEQEFEDLLLYIIKFAPGLEEWQKDIVSIVREESLYFYPQIETKIINEGWATFWHAKIMRELDLTDAESLEFALMHSQVVQPSRMGLNPYYLGVKIWEDLAEDKTLEELFEVRETENDLSFIRNHLSRDLVKDLNLFNFRKVGAHWQVTENEWEKVRDNLVKQLVNGGHPRIVVIEGDYEGKGGLYLKHCHEGIDLDIIYLEKTLTLVQYLWGKSVALETIIDGRKYIYESSNRMVSRRQVSKNEGEN from the coding sequence ATGGTCAATGAGATGCGAGCCTTAAGTAATATGGCGCAGGATATTGCGCAAGTGGCCCGTGGCATGGGACTTGATTTCTATCCTGTGAATTTTGAAGTCGTTCCGGCGGAAGCATTATATACCTTCGGCGCTTATGGAATGCCGGTGCGTTTCACCCATTGGAGCTTTGGCAAAGCTTTTTACAGGATGAAGTTGCAATATGATTTGAATTTAAGCCGGATCTATGAATTGGTGATCAACACCAATCCCGCCTATGCCTTCTTGTTAGAGGGGAATGGATTAGTTCAAAACAAACTTGTGATAGGGCATGTCTATGCCCATGTGGATTTTTTCAAAAATAATCACTATTTCTCACGTACTCCGAAGGATATGGTGGAGCGGATGAGCGCCCACGCTGAGAGAATCCGCGACTATGAAATCCGCTATGGACGGGAAAAGGTTGAGAAAGTCATGGATGCAGTCCTGGCTATTCAAGAACATGTGGATTATCGGGCCCATATCGGGCCTAAGGATGAAACGGAAAAAGGACGCAAGCTGAATTTTTCAGCCAGGAAGGTTGGACATAGTTGTCAGAGTGATGCCTGCGGCGGCAAATGCAGTGGGGACTCAGCAAAAAACTCTTGTGGAGATGCGCAAGAAAAAACGCGCAAGAGAAGAGTCGTGTCAGCCTACGAAGATCTTTGGGAGGATCTGTCGGACGATGAATCAGAATCCTCGCCTGAGCAGGAATTCGAAGATCTGCTGCTTTACATTATTAAGTTTGCACCCGGTCTGGAAGAATGGCAAAAAGATATTGTCAGCATTGTTCGTGAAGAATCCTTGTATTTTTATCCTCAGATCGAAACTAAAATCATTAATGAAGGTTGGGCTACTTTCTGGCATGCTAAAATTATGCGGGAACTTGATTTAACGGATGCCGAGTCTCTGGAATTTGCACTGATGCACAGTCAAGTTGTTCAGCCATCCCGTATGGGGTTAAATCCTTATTATTTAGGCGTGAAAATCTGGGAAGACCTTGCTGAAGATAAAACCTTGGAGGAATTATTTGAAGTGCGCGAGACCGAAAATGACCTTTCCTTCATCCGCAATCACCTAAGCCGGGACTTAGTTAAGGATTTGAATTTATTTAATTTTCGGAAGGTCGGTGCGCACTGGCAGGTTACAGAAAATGAATGGGAGAAAGTCAGGGATAACCTGGTGAAACAATTGGTTAATGGAGGGCATCCGCGGATCGTAGTTATTGAGGGAGACTACGAGGGAAAAGGGGGATTGTATCTCAAACATTGTCATGAAGGAATTGATCTGGATATTATTTATCTGGAGAAAACACTCACTCTTGTTCAGTATCTTTGGGGAAAATCCGTGGCCTTGGAAACCATTATTGATGGCAGGAAGTACATCTATGAATCATCTAACCGGATGGTCAGCCGGCGTCAGGTATCTAAAAATGAAGGTGAAAACTAA
- the yhbH gene encoding sporulation protein YhbH, producing MPDDIIVNHDDWTLHRKGHLDQTRHKEKVEEVIKQQMGDLIVDESIILSDGKKNTKIPMRSLEEFRFRYDYNKQNHTGQGTKKMSPGDILGREQGKGKGKGGPGSGAGEEPGQDIYEAEVTYEDLANILFEELKLPNLDDKKRPLIAHDRPEFNDVRKKGLMANVDKKRTLLESIKRQAFSKKQTKDAKLKISPEDLRFKTWETRPNFETNAVILAMMDTSGSMGQFEKYISRTFFFWMVRFLRLKYENVEMRFLAHHTEAKEVTEEEFFTRGESGGTRCSSVYRYALDLIEKEYPPAHYNIYPVHFTDGDNIGSDNARALSLMKNLVEVSQVVGYGEILRTHYSSTLMSTLKRIADPKLRLVTIRDRNEVYDALKTVFS from the coding sequence ATGCCGGATGACATCATCGTAAATCATGATGACTGGACGTTGCATCGCAAAGGACATCTTGACCAGACCAGGCATAAGGAAAAGGTTGAAGAGGTCATCAAACAACAAATGGGAGATTTGATTGTTGATGAAAGCATCATTTTATCCGATGGCAAAAAAAACACTAAGATACCCATGCGTTCTCTTGAGGAATTTCGTTTTCGGTATGACTATAATAAGCAAAATCATACCGGGCAAGGGACCAAAAAGATGTCCCCCGGAGATATTCTGGGGCGGGAACAGGGTAAAGGAAAAGGTAAAGGAGGTCCGGGGAGCGGCGCAGGCGAAGAGCCGGGTCAGGATATTTATGAAGCAGAGGTTACCTATGAGGATTTAGCCAATATCCTTTTTGAAGAATTAAAACTGCCTAATTTAGATGATAAAAAGAGGCCCCTCATTGCCCATGACCGCCCGGAATTTAACGATGTCCGCAAAAAAGGCTTAATGGCTAATGTGGATAAAAAACGGACCTTGCTTGAAAGTATCAAGAGGCAAGCTTTTTCCAAAAAACAGACGAAAGATGCTAAATTAAAGATATCTCCGGAAGACCTGCGCTTCAAAACTTGGGAAACACGACCGAATTTCGAGACGAATGCGGTTATCCTGGCGATGATGGATACCTCAGGTTCCATGGGCCAATTTGAAAAATATATTTCCCGAACCTTCTTTTTTTGGATGGTACGGTTTCTGCGTTTAAAATACGAAAATGTTGAGATGCGCTTCCTGGCTCATCACACTGAAGCAAAAGAAGTTACGGAGGAGGAATTTTTTACTCGCGGCGAAAGTGGAGGAACCCGTTGTTCATCCGTCTATAGGTATGCCTTGGATTTAATTGAAAAGGAGTATCCCCCGGCTCATTATAATATTTATCCCGTTCATTTTACGGATGGGGATAATATTGGCTCGGATAATGCCAGGGCGCTGTCCCTGATGAAAAACTTGGTTGAAGTCAGTCAGGTAGTGGGCTATGGAGAAATCTTAAGAACCCATTATTCCAGTACCCTAATGTCAACGTTAAAGCGCATTGCTGATCCTAAGCTGCGGTTGGTAACCATAAGGGACCGCAATGAGGTTTACGATGCCCTTAAAACTGTTTTCTCTTAA
- a CDS encoding PrkA family serine protein kinase, with protein MEVIKWLREHREVEAALAWSGTFANYLQLVTNNSNLALHAHARIYEMIKAAGVETIGDHKNYHFFDKELFGLDRTLERLIEEYFHSAAKRLDVRKRILLLMGPVSGGKSTIVSLLKRGLEDYTRTEEGAVYAIDGCPMHEDPLHLLPVSLRQQFEETYGIRIEGNLCPVCRLRLDEEFAGEVERFPVKRILFSEEQRVGIGTFTPSDPKSQDIADLTGSIDFSSITEYGSESDPRAYRFDGELNKANRGLMEFQEMLKSDEKFLWNLLSLSQEGNFKAGRFALISADELIIAHTNENEYRAFVANKKNEALQSRIIVMPIPYNLRVSDEVKIYEKLISQSDIKNVHLAPHSLWATSVFSVLTRLKPSKKQGMDLVKKMRIYDGQDVEGFNQKDIKELSMEGEEQGEGMSGVDPRYVINRISTALIRDEHACINALDILRALKDGLSQHTSIMKDEKENLLNLIAVARREYDEMAKKEVQKAFVYAYEESAKSLLNNYLDNVEAFCNSTKLYDQITGEELAPDEQLMRSIEEQIGVSENAKKTFREEILIRISMYARKGKTFGYESHERLKEAIEKKLFADLKDVVKITTSVAHPDQDQLRRINHVMDRLVKDHGYCPVCANEIVKYVGALLNR; from the coding sequence ATGGAAGTCATTAAGTGGCTGCGTGAACATCGTGAAGTTGAGGCTGCACTGGCTTGGAGCGGTACATTTGCTAATTACTTGCAGTTGGTTACTAATAACTCCAATTTGGCGCTGCATGCCCATGCTCGAATTTATGAGATGATCAAAGCGGCTGGGGTGGAAACAATCGGGGATCACAAAAACTATCATTTTTTTGACAAAGAACTCTTTGGCTTGGATAGAACGTTGGAACGACTTATTGAAGAGTATTTCCATAGTGCAGCTAAGCGTTTAGATGTTCGCAAACGAATCTTACTCTTAATGGGTCCGGTGAGTGGTGGCAAATCGACAATCGTCAGCCTGTTGAAAAGAGGACTTGAGGATTATACACGGACAGAGGAAGGAGCGGTTTATGCTATCGACGGGTGTCCCATGCATGAAGATCCCCTGCATTTATTGCCAGTATCTTTACGCCAACAATTCGAAGAAACTTACGGGATACGTATCGAAGGGAATTTATGCCCCGTTTGCCGCTTGCGCTTGGATGAGGAATTTGCCGGTGAAGTTGAACGTTTTCCAGTAAAAAGAATTTTGTTTTCGGAAGAGCAGCGGGTTGGGATTGGAACCTTTACTCCATCAGACCCTAAGTCTCAGGATATCGCAGATTTGACAGGAAGTATTGACTTTTCTTCGATCACGGAATATGGTTCGGAATCCGATCCCCGTGCCTATCGTTTCGATGGGGAGCTTAATAAAGCCAACAGAGGTCTGATGGAATTTCAGGAGATGTTAAAATCGGACGAGAAATTCCTTTGGAATCTGTTAAGTCTCTCCCAGGAAGGCAATTTCAAAGCCGGCCGCTTTGCGCTGATTTCTGCGGATGAGCTGATTATTGCTCATACTAATGAAAATGAATACAGAGCCTTTGTGGCCAATAAGAAAAACGAAGCCTTGCAATCCCGCATTATCGTTATGCCAATCCCCTATAATCTTCGAGTCAGTGATGAAGTTAAGATTTATGAAAAGTTAATTAGTCAAAGCGACATCAAAAATGTGCATCTGGCGCCCCATAGTCTCTGGGCAACCTCAGTCTTCAGTGTCCTGACCCGGTTAAAGCCCTCGAAAAAGCAAGGTATGGATTTGGTTAAGAAGATGCGTATCTATGATGGCCAGGATGTGGAAGGGTTTAATCAAAAGGATATCAAAGAGCTGTCCATGGAGGGGGAAGAACAAGGTGAAGGCATGAGCGGCGTGGATCCGCGTTATGTCATCAACCGTATTTCAACCGCTCTGATTCGTGATGAACATGCCTGCATCAATGCCTTGGATATTCTCAGAGCTTTAAAAGACGGTTTATCCCAACATACATCGATTATGAAGGACGAAAAGGAGAATCTGCTCAATCTAATTGCTGTGGCGCGCCGGGAATATGACGAAATGGCTAAGAAAGAAGTTCAGAAGGCATTTGTCTATGCCTATGAAGAATCGGCTAAGTCGCTGCTGAACAATTATTTGGATAATGTGGAGGCCTTCTGTAATTCAACCAAACTATACGACCAAATTACAGGGGAAGAATTAGCGCCTGATGAACAGCTTATGCGCAGCATAGAAGAACAAATCGGAGTTTCAGAAAATGCTAAGAAAACCTTCCGTGAGGAGATTCTGATTCGGATTTCAATGTACGCCCGCAAAGGAAAAACCTTTGGCTATGAATCTCATGAACGCTTGAAAGAAGCTATAGAGAAAAAACTGTTTGCGGATCTTAAGGATGTTGTTAAGATCACGACCTCTGTCGCTCATCCGGATCAGGATCAATTAAGACGAATCAACCATGTTATGGACCGGCTCGTTAAAGATCATGGCTACTGCCCGGTCTGCGCCAATGAGATCGTGAAGTATGTCGGCGCCCTCCTGAACCGCTAG
- the cobO gene encoding cob(I)yrinic acid a,c-diamide adenosyltransferase: MSNLAQGLVQIYTGNGKGKTTAAFGLALRAVGHGFRVYIIQFMKGIDGYGELDGIKRLSPECQLEHFGGQGWVHKGENLEGHLEEANKAFLRAEELILSGNWDIVILDEIVNAIWFELIPESRVLELLSKKPPHVELILTGRNASQALIERADLVTEMVPKKHPYEKGIMSRKGIEF; the protein is encoded by the coding sequence ATGTCAAATTTAGCTCAAGGATTAGTTCAGATTTATACGGGAAATGGCAAAGGGAAAACAACAGCAGCCTTTGGCTTAGCATTACGGGCAGTTGGTCACGGATTCCGGGTTTACATCATTCAGTTCATGAAAGGAATCGATGGCTACGGTGAATTAGATGGTATAAAACGTTTAAGTCCGGAATGCCAGCTTGAACACTTTGGAGGGCAAGGCTGGGTTCATAAAGGGGAAAACCTTGAGGGGCATCTTGAAGAAGCCAATAAAGCCTTCTTAAGAGCTGAAGAATTAATTCTGTCCGGGAACTGGGATATTGTTATCTTGGATGAGATTGTAAATGCCATTTGGTTTGAACTGATTCCGGAAAGTCGGGTTCTCGAACTGCTGAGTAAAAAACCGCCTCATGTTGAATTGATTTTGACGGGCCGAAACGCTTCACAGGCCTTGATTGAAAGAGCTGATTTGGTAACGGAAATGGTTCCGAAGAAACATCCTTATGAGAAGGGGATTATGTCGCGTAAAGGGATTGAGTTTTGA